The genomic window AAAGGAGACGTAATCGGCGGATGGTCATTGAATTGGGAACAAATGAATGTTGGTTTCACAAGATTGCTGTATCCATTTTTTGCTGGGGTTTTATTATGCCGTTTAGGAAAATTAATTCATGTAAAGAATGCTTTTTGGATTTGCAGTATCTTAATCACAATCGTTTTAGCTTTACCAAGATTTGGAGACGAAAACAGTCTTTGGATCAATGGTCTATATGAATCTTTCTGTATTATTTTGGTTTTTCCAATTATCGTTGCCATTGGTGCAGGCGGAGAAATTAAAAATGAATTTTCGCTTAAAATCTGCAAACTTCTAGGTGATATTTCGTATCCAATTTACATTACACATTATCCGTTAATTTATTGGTTTACGGCATGGGTTGTAGATAATAAAGTTTCAATGGAAAATGGATATTTGGAAGGTATTGGAGTTTTAATAGCCAGCATCGTGATGGCATTTGTATGTTTGAAATTATACGACGAACCTGTTAGAAACTGGCTTCAGAATAAATTCCAAAAGAAAAAAGTTTTTTAGAGTGGCAAAGAGGCAAAGGGACAAAGGCTCAAAGGAAAAACTTTGTCCCTTTGAACCTTTGTTTCTCTGAGCCTTAAATAAAAATATTGAATCTCTTAATTTTGTTAGTTATAGATATTCAAAAAAGGGATGAAGTTTTATTTTTTCATCCCTTTATTTTTATAATTTGATTTTGAAATTAAAATTCTAATTTATTCTCTGTCGATATACTTTGTGTAGACGCACTGCTGTGCGTCTCTACGATTTTATTATGGTATAGATTTTTTTATAAATTTTATAAAAACTAATTCTGGTAGAGGTTTAGGAATAAACAATCAAATTATTCACATTCGTAAATTGTAGAGATGCACTGCAGTGCATCTACGTACAGTATGTCAAAATAGATATTGCGGTAATCAGATATTTTTCAATCTGATAACAATAGTTTTAAAAAAAAAGGATGAAACATTATTATAATGTTTCATCCCTTTTAAATTCTTTTCTATTCCCAACATACTTTTTGTAGATGCACTGCAGTGCGTCTCTACAATATCTGGTTTATAAAGATTTCAAAAAAAACTTATTCTAAAACCAATTCCCCTAAAGCCTCTTTACTAAAACCTTTCAATTGATCTGTTTTCCCAGCTTTAATTTTAGCAACCCAATTCGGATCAGATAGAAGAGGTCTTCCAACAGCAACTAAATCAAAATCGCCTCTATCGAAACGTCTGTTTAATTCTTCTAAAGAAGTCGGCTGAGAACTTTCTCCAGCAAAAGCGCCAAAGAAATCACCAGAAAGACCAACAGAACCAACAGTAATAGTTGTTGCTCCTGTTACTTTTTTAGCCCATCCTGCAAAGTTCAAATCAGAATCTTCAAATTCAGGTTCCCAGAAACGGCGTTGCGAAGCGTGAATAATATCAACACCAGCATCAACAAGAGGAGTAAGCCAAGCTTCTAATTCCTGCGGATTTTTAGCTAATTTATAATTGTAATCAGAAGGTTTAAATTGAGAAAAACGCATGATAACAGCAAAGTCGTTTCCAACTTGTTTTCTCACTTCTTTTACAACTTCAATAGCAAAACGATTACGTTCCGGCAATGTTTTTCCACCGTAAATATCTTCACGCAAATTGGTTTCAGCTCTAAAAAACTGGTCGATTAAATAACCGTGTGCACCGTGAATTTCGATAGTATCAAAACCTAATCTTTTAGCGTCGGCAGCTGCTTTACCAAAAGCAAGAATAGTATCTTCAATATCTTTTTCAGTCATAGAAACTCCGTTTCTAAAGTCAGGACGATTTAATCCAGACGGACCTTCAAAAGGAACTGGCGGCACCCATCCTGATTGATGATTGTCCATAATTCCCATATGCCAGATCTGCGGTCCCATAGAACCTCCCGCAGCGTGAACTTCGTCTATAACTTTTTTCCATCCGTTTAAAGCTAAATCTCCGTAAAAATGCGGCACATTAGCATCGTTTGAAGAAGAAGGTCTGTCAATTACAGTTCCTTCAGATAATATTAAACCAACTTCGCCTTCAGCTCTTTTTTGGTAGTAAGCGGCTACTTCGTCAGTTGGAACTCCGTTTGGAGAAAATGAGCGCGTCATTGGCGCCATTACGATTCGGTTTTTCAGATTTAACGATTTTAGTTTAAATTCTGAAAACAGGTTGTTTGTACTCATAGTAATTTTACAAATTAGATTGAATTAATTTACTGAGTGCTTCAAAGGCACCTTCGTTGCGTTTATAGTAAGTCCATTGTCCAACACGTTTCGACTCGATAAAGCCGGCGCGCTGTAAAATAGACAGATATTCAGATACTGTAGATTGTGTTAAACCCGCCTTGGCTTGAATTTGGCCAACACAAACACCATGTTCAAATCCAGCATGCTGTAATTGATCAGGAAAATTGATTTCGGGTTCTTTAAGCCATTCCAGCATTTGCAGTCTGGACTTGTTTGATAAAGCTTTAAATATTTCTATCGTTTCCATGCTGCAAATATATCGACTTTTCCCGATATACCAATTAAGTGAAAAATATTTAGCATAATTTTATGATGGAGGAGAAGATTGATGAAGAAGTATTTATATTTGTTTGCAGATTTAAAAAAGCCCCAAAAACAAATTAAACTTAATCAATTATGAAAAAAACTTTACTCATTTTAGCACTTTTATTTTGCATTATAACGAGTTCAAAAGCACAAGTTGTTGGAACAGACATTGGTGATATAGCTCCAGAAATTGATCTTCCGAATCCAAAAGGTGAAAATGTTGCACTTTCTTCTTTAAGAGGTTCCTTAGTTTTAGTAGATTTTTGGGCTTCTTGGTGCGGACCATGTATTAAAGAACAGCCATTACTGTTGAAAATGCATAATGCTTATCCAGACAAATTATCAATCTACGGCGTTTCTATGGATACCAAAAAACCGCTTTGGCTGGGAGCAATTGCAAAAGGAAAATTACCTTGGACAAATGTAAGTGACTTAAAATATTGGACTTCTCCTGTTGTAGGAGATTATATGCTGCAATCTGTTCCATTGAATTTTTTAGTGGATAAAAACGGAATTATAGTTGCAAAAAACATTCACGGCAAAGCGCTGGAGGATATGGTT from Flavobacterium fluviale includes these protein-coding regions:
- a CDS encoding NADH:flavin oxidoreductase — protein: MSTNNLFSEFKLKSLNLKNRIVMAPMTRSFSPNGVPTDEVAAYYQKRAEGEVGLILSEGTVIDRPSSSNDANVPHFYGDLALNGWKKVIDEVHAAGGSMGPQIWHMGIMDNHQSGWVPPVPFEGPSGLNRPDFRNGVSMTEKDIEDTILAFGKAAADAKRLGFDTIEIHGAHGYLIDQFFRAETNLREDIYGGKTLPERNRFAIEVVKEVRKQVGNDFAVIMRFSQFKPSDYNYKLAKNPQELEAWLTPLVDAGVDIIHASQRRFWEPEFEDSDLNFAGWAKKVTGATTITVGSVGLSGDFFGAFAGESSQPTSLEELNRRFDRGDFDLVAVGRPLLSDPNWVAKIKAGKTDQLKGFSKEALGELVLE
- a CDS encoding TlpA family protein disulfide reductase, which encodes MKKTLLILALLFCIITSSKAQVVGTDIGDIAPEIDLPNPKGENVALSSLRGSLVLVDFWASWCGPCIKEQPLLLKMHNAYPDKLSIYGVSMDTKKPLWLGAIAKGKLPWTNVSDLKYWTSPVVGDYMLQSVPLNFLVDKNGIIVAKNIHGKALEDMVKSILEQ
- a CDS encoding ArsR/SmtB family transcription factor, which codes for METIEIFKALSNKSRLQMLEWLKEPEINFPDQLQHAGFEHGVCVGQIQAKAGLTQSTVSEYLSILQRAGFIESKRVGQWTYYKRNEGAFEALSKLIQSNL